In one window of Coleofasciculus sp. FACHB-1120 DNA:
- a CDS encoding aspartyl protease, which translates to MILGKFGEIGELIFEIDLIADDGEKIPIEVLLDTGFTTGWLALDTQDVQSLDWHKVESERAMKLARGEEFFDIYQGKVVIDEVEYIIPVLAGAGIPEPLLGLQWLKMLPLSVNFSAGVLTLG; encoded by the coding sequence ATGATTCTAGGCAAGTTCGGTGAGATTGGAGAGCTAATTTTTGAAATTGATTTAATTGCAGATGATGGAGAAAAAATACCCATTGAAGTGTTATTAGATACGGGCTTTACCACAGGCTGGCTGGCACTCGATACTCAAGATGTCCAAAGCTTAGACTGGCATAAAGTTGAAAGTGAACGAGCTATGAAGCTGGCACGGGGCGAAGAGTTTTTTGATATATATCAGGGTAAAGTTGTAATAGATGAAGTTGAGTATATTATCCCAGTTTTAGCGGGAGCAGGAATTCCCGAACCTTTACTGGGTTTACAGTGGTTGAAAATGCTGCCACTATCGGTGAATTTTTCGGCGGGAGTGTTGACACTGGGGTAA